The proteins below come from a single Yamadazyma tenuis chromosome 5, complete sequence genomic window:
- a CDS encoding uncharacterized protein (EggNog:ENOG503PMIH; COG:S), whose translation MSHENANSMVTELVRLLNVDEVDDVTLQLCIKLLDQGVDPKQLARDILSIKNETTSAIS comes from the coding sequence ATGTCTCACGAAAACGCCAATTCCATGGTAACAGAGCTAGTCAGACTATTGAACGTCGATGAAGTGGATGACGTGACGTTACAGTTGTGTATCAAATTGCTCGACCAAGGTGTCGACCCCAAGCAGCTTGCCAGGGATATCTTGCTGATAAAAAATGAGACTACTTCTGCTATAAGCTGA
- the TRP5 gene encoding tryptophan synthetase (COG:E; BUSCO:EOG09260XOG; EggNog:ENOG503NUJ5), producing the protein MSSALKDTFERCKKENRNALVTFITAGFPTVEDTVPILQGLQKGGADIVELGVPFSDPIADGPTIQVANVKALENGVTVPKCLELVRQARAAGVTIPIILMGYYNPILKYGEEQMIRDTAAAGADGYIVVDLPPQEAIQFRSTCSKYGLTYVPLVAPATTDARLKVLGEIADSFIYVVSRMAPTGASTEVSLGIPELCARVRKYANGSPLAVGFGVSTREHFLQVGKDADAVVIGSKFITLMGDSAPGTRGQAAYQFARDILGENYVAVPPTSYANTTKSAKELVPVLEESHKHNPKFGDFGGQFVPEAMYTCLAELEQGFESAIADPGFWDEFKGLYSYIGRPSSLHKADRLTEYAGGAQIWLKREDLNHTGSHKINNALAQVLIAKRLGKSKVIAETGAGQHGVATATACAKFGLECTVFMGAEDVRRQALNVFRMRILGAKVIAVTNGTQTLRDATSEAFRYWVSHLQTTHYVVGSAIGPHPYPTLVRTFQSVIGNETKQQFKELNNGKLPDAVVACVGGGSNSTGMFSPFEKDISVKMLGVEAAGDGLDTERHSATLTAGQPGVFHGVRTYVLQDSDGQVHDTHSISAGLDYPGVGPELAFWKSTGRAEFVGATDAQALLGFKLLSQLEGIIPALESSHAIYGGVELAKTMSKDQHIVINLSGRGDKDVQSVAENLPKLGPEIGWDLRFEADPTK; encoded by the coding sequence ATGTCATCCGCTTTGAAAGACACGTTCGAAAGGTGCAAGAAAGAGAACCGTAATGCTCTTGTGACCTTTATCACCGCTGGTTTCCCAACCGTTGAAGACACAGTACCTATTTTACAAGGTTTACAAAAAGGTGGTGCTGACATTGTCGAGTTGGGTGTACCCTTCTCCGATCCGATTGCTGATGGCCCCACCATCCAGGTGGCCAACGTCAAGGCCTTGGAAAACGGAGTGACGGTTCCCAAGTGCTTGGAATTGGTTCGTCAAGCCAGAGCTGCTGGAGTAACGATTCCAATTATTTTGATGGGCTACTACAACCCGATCTTAAAGTACGGTGAAGAACAGATGATCCGTGACACCGCCGCCGCGGGAGCTGATGGATATATCGTGGTGGACTTGCCTCCTCAAGAAGCCATTCAGTTTAGGTCCACTTGTTCCAAGTACGGTTTGACGTACGTGCCACTCGTGGCCCCCGCCACCACCGACGCTCggttgaaggtgttgggTGAAATCGCCGACCTGTTCATCTATGTGGTATCGAGAATGGCCCCAACCGGTGCCCTGACGGAGGTTTCTTTGGGGATTCCCGAGTTATGTGCTCGAGTAAGAAAGTATGCCAACGGGTCTCCATTAGCTGTCGGGTTTGGGGTTTCTACTAGAGAACACTTTTTacaagttggaaaagatgCCGATGCCGTGGTGATTGGATCCAAATTCATCACCCTCATGGGAGATTCAGCTCCTGGAACTAGAGGTCAAGCTGCCTACCAGTTTGCAAGAGATATTTTGGGTGAAAACTACGTGGCAGTCCCCCCCACCAGTTACGCCAACACCACGAAACTGGCGAAAGAGTTGGTGCCAGTGCTTGAAGAAagccacaaacacaatccCAAGTTTGGGGATTTTGGAGGTCAGTTTGTACCTGAAGCCATGTACACCTGTTTGGCCGAGTTGGAACAAGGGTTTGAAAGTGCCATCGCCGACCCTGGATTCTGGGATGAGTTCAAAGGATTGTACTCATACATAGGCCGTCCTTCTTCGCTCCACAAAGCCGATCGGTTGACTGAGTACGCTGGAGGAGCCCaaatttggttgaagagAGAAGACCTCAATCATACGGGATCtcacaaaatcaataacGCTTTGGCCCAGGTATTGATTGCCAAGCGGTTGGGTAAGTCCAAGGTTATTGCCGAGACCGGTGCTGGTCAGCATGGAGTTGCAACGGCCACTGCTTGTGCCAAGTTTGGGTTGGAGTGTACGGTTTTTATGGGAGCCGAAGATGTGAGACGTCAAGCCTTGAATGTATTCAGAATGAGAATCTTGGGTGCCAAGGTGATTGCTGTTACCAACGGAACCCAAACCTTGAGAGATGCCACGTCCGAGGCCTTTAGATACTGGGTATCTCATTTACAAACCACCCATTACGTGGTGGGTTCGGCCATTGGTCCTCACCCTTATCCAACATTGGTGAGAACTTTCCAAAGTGTTATTGGGAACGAAACCAAGCAGCAgttcaaggaattgaacaatGGTAAATTACCAGATGCGGTGGTGGCATgtgttggaggtggttcCAATTCCACCGGTATGTTCTCGccatttgaaaaagatattTCGGTGAAGATGCTAGGTGTGGAGGCTGCTGGAGACGGTTTGGACACCGAAAGACATTCTGCCACCTTGACGGCTGGACAACCAGGTGTTTTCCATGGGGTTAGAACTTATGTCTTACAAGACAGTGATGGTCAGGTTCATGATACTCACTCGATATCTGCTGGTCTTGATTACCCGGGTGTGGGACCTGAGTTGGCGTTCTGGAAAAGTACCGGAAGAGCCGAATTTGTGGGCGCCACCGATGCTCAGGCATTGCTTggattcaagttgttgtctCAATTAGAGGGAATCATTCCTGCTTTAGAGTCGTCCCATGCTATATATGGAGGGGTtgaattggccaaaaccaTGTCTAAAGATCAACACATTGTAATTAACTTGTCTGGAAGAGGTGATAAGGACGTTCAGAGTGTGGCCGAGAACTTGCCTAAGTTAGGACCTGAGATTGGTTGGGACTTGAGATTTGAAGCTGATCCAACCAAATAG
- a CDS encoding uncharacterized protein (EggNog:ENOG503P9Q3): protein MNTSSKFPEGIKIDDITSGRIDPQLIYSEIDRLKYEINVLRNDMSVFIRALATIPEGSNQQDYYRSVAGKLKVVQNSIKEYCAQYNKLLPIINLSQIKLGHEVEVLPQNLKNDKAKVKPVKR from the coding sequence ATGAACACCAGCTCCAAGTTTCCCGAGGGGATCAAAATCGATGATATCACGTCGGGTCGAATCGATCCCCAGCTCATCTACAGCGAAATCGACCGGTTGAAATACGAGATAAACGTTCTTCGAAATGACATGTCGGTGTTCATCCGGGCATTGGCCACCATACCTGAAGGTTCTAACCAACAGGACTACTACCGCCTGGTGGCCGGGAAATTGAAGGTTGTCCAGAATAGCATCAAAGAGTACTGTGCTCAGTACAACAAACTACTTCCCataatcaacttgtcacAGATCAAACTTGGCCATGAAGTGGAGGTTCTTCCgcagaacttgaaaaacgATAAGGCCAAGGTGAAGCCAGTCAAACGATAA
- a CDS encoding uncharacterized protein (EggNog:ENOG503NYTA; COG:S) produces the protein MVSSTVRKSFVLLSCTFLGLICGTMYLYSSYSPQFAAQLGYSVTDSSKIALAGTIGVAIAGPISGKVVDRSGYSWAMIIGGVFIFSGYLGLKKQFDIIYSSLPVSNLLLFMVGMGSTFINSACLKCCAVSFPSIRGVATSLPLALYGLSALFYSVIGSVFFPGDTSRFLGFLAYSSMAIFCLCSPSVFMADGEHSSRGVVHRKTISASGIEMSILRSPVLGHSPGSPAVGLASPIALPKASGSGTLIDEVESGSIFASSKFWILFFLTGFLAAMGQMYIYSVGYIVKALVTAGITFDSTISEEARAHLEALIQKNQQLHVGLLSATNCIGRLVSGICGDIISQSFHKRRSWLLFVPAIGLTITQIMGYQIEDYTKLTWMSLLTGFFYGFTFCLMPIIIGDFFGMDNFSSNWGFVGLAPILPSFYFTKLFGNIFDSNSFIASDGSHICSSGSGCYKSIFRLDMVVTVLCVVVVGVLNFGFSDSADTLVADDKEQQKLNQRAARFSKPDPTMGRGRSEYGFVSRGEDNRLQKSRVEREAYLATIIEKFVSYCESSSTLSLSKQLREFVDQEPSTPQKDPKLETSVTIDSILLSLRKLREALLNSKPDAFSVKVFLFSVRISASIGYYQTYVPSINYLLGQDTIKLLSPNEVEESASLLVLHLSHFNNHHTRAVETYMRYFKKNEQPELLKVIMSYYSKSYFTWCKLYNSETDNARSKIMRFGLTAMVEATIAAIQKSYFTLDKRFLNEEVLPNGVGVDALIDSEQVSWRVDGTNVIIKERAQRA, from the exons ATGGTGCTGCTGACAGTTAGGAAGTCGTTTGTGCTACTATCATGTACGTTTTTGGGGCTCATTTGTGGGACGATGTACCTTTATTCATCTTACAGTCCACAATTCGCTGCTCAGCTAGGCTACTCCGTGACAGATTCATCAAAAATTGCGTTGGCAGGCACCATTGGCGTGGCTATAGCCGGTCCCATTTCTGGTAAAGTTGTAGACCGGTCGGGATATAGTTGGGCCATGATAATCGGCGGGGTCTTCATCTTTCTGGGATACTTAGGATTAAAAAAACAGTTTGATATCATTTACTCAAGTTTGCCGGTATCCAATTTGCTTTTGTTTATGGTGGGAATGGGCCTGACCTTCATTAATTCTGCTTGCTTGAAGTGCTGTGCTGTGAGCTTCCCCAGCATCAGGGGAGTTGCTACTTCGTTGCCATTGGCTTTATATGGTCTTAGTGCTTTGTTCTACTCGGTAATAGGATCGGTGTTTTTCCCAGGAGACACGTCTCGATTTCTTGGGTTTTTGGCATACTCATCCATGGCTATTTTCTGTTTGTGTTCTCCCAGTGTGTTCATGGCCGATGGTGAACATAGTCTGCGGGGAGTGGTCCACAGAAAGACCATTTCTGCTTCGGGCATTGAAATGTCGATCTTGCGGTCACCTGTGTTAGGGCACAGTCCTGGAAGTCCTGCAGTAGGCTTGGCCCTGCCAATCGCACTCCCCAAAGCTAGTGGCAGTGGCACATTAATTGATGAGGTGGAACTGGGCAGTATATTTGCTTCTTCTAAGTTCTGGatcctcttctttctcaCAGGATTCCTCGCAGCCATGGGACAAATGTACATTTATTCGGTGGGCTACATAGTAAAGGCATTGGTGACGGCTGGTATTACGTTTGACTCGACTATTTCAGAAGAGGCTCGTGCTCACTTGGAAGCATTGATACAAAaaaaccaacaacttcacGTTGGGCTATTGTCAGCAACCAACTGTATTGGTCGGTTGGTGTCTGGGATATGTGGAGATATCATTAGCCAGTCATTTCATAAAAGAAGGTCTTGGCTTTTGTTTGTACCCGCTATAGGCTTGACTATCACCCAAATCATGGGCTACCAGATCGAGGACTACACAAAATTGACGTGGATGTCTTTGCTCACGGGCTTCTTCTACGGGTTCACCTTCTGCCTTATGCCCATCATTATAGGAGACTTCTTTGGTATGGATAACTTCTCCTCCAACTGGGGGTTTGTGGGACTTGCACCCATTCTTCCTAGTTTCTATTTCACCAAGCTTTTTGGTAACATTTTCgactccaactccttcaTTGCCTCTGATGGCTCACATATTTGTTCCAGTGGAAGTGGGTGCTATAAGTCTATTTTTAGACTTGATATGGTGGTGACCGTGTTGTGTGTGGTGGTAGTCGGGGTGTTAAACTTTGGATTTC TGGACTCAGCCGATACGTTGGTGGCCGATGACAAGGAACAACAGAAGCTAAACCAGCGAGCTGCCAGGTTTTCTAAGCCTGATCCAACCATGGGTAGAGGTCGCCTGGAGTATGGATTTGTCAGTAGAGGCGAAGATAACCGGCTTCAGAAAAGCCGTGTAGAGCGAGAAGCGTACTTGGCCACTATAATCGAGAAGTTTGTGAGTTACTGCGAGAGTTCTTCCACCTTATCCTTGAGCAAACAACTACGTGAATTCGTGGATCAGGAACCAAGCACGCCACAAAAAGACCCCAAACTAGAAACTTCTGTCACCATAGACTCGATCCTTTTGTCCTTGAGGAAATTGAGAGAAGCACTTTTGAATTCCAAGCCAGATGCGTTCTCTGTCAAGGTGTTTCTCTTCTCAGTGAGAATATCGGCTTCGATTGGCTACTACCAGACGTACGTGCCGTCGATAAACTACCTTCTTGGGCAAGACACTATCAAGCTTCTCTCACCAAACGAAGTCGAAGAATCAGCCTCGCTCCTAGTGCTTCACCTATCAcacttcaacaatcacCACACAAGGGCTGTGGAGACGTATATGCGATATTTCAAGAAAAATGAACAGCCCGAGCTTCTAAAGGTGATAATGAGCTACTACTCCAAAAGCTACTTCACATGGTGTAAGTTATACAACTCCGAGACTGACAATGCCCGATCTAAAATAATGCGGTTCGGTCTCACAGCCATGGTGGAGGCCACAATTGCAGCCATACAAAAGTCATACTTCACACTCGATAAGCGGTTTTTGAACGAAGAGGTTCTTCCCAATGGTGTTGGAGTAGATGCCTTGATCGATTCAGAGCAGGTTCTGTGGCGTGTGGATGGTACTAATGTGATTATCAAAGAGCGAGCCCAGCGAGCGTAG
- the FMT1 gene encoding Methionyl-tRNA formyltransferase (EggNog:ENOG503P3MU; BUSCO:EOG092631ML; COG:J) has protein sequence MVIKPLQIAFFGSDRFSVAALDHVLRLKAHTPLIESVHVITRSIKPKGRKLVTYEDLPVGLFAASNGVSVLRADSPSEINRLLDQFRFNLAVAVSYGQLIPSHFISAMQFGGLNVHPSLLPKYSGSSPIHYALINDDKFTGVSVQTLHPTKFDRGDILLQSQPVEIQDTDNYTSLESKLGDIGGEALTQVLNQGLYRETKPLVPQTKYSTAFKINTSMAQVKWDQTSRQIRRLGDALGPLHTYVRCNPSKKLNSKSPVYKRVILEDLKEIDNGVYAELGVFSLDRATNTITAGTGDGALSIGSLTFECCKAEDANSFYKRFPKRTNKADFQFTVVA, from the coding sequence ATGGTGATAAAACCCCTCCAAATAGCTTTCTTTGGCAGCGATCGGTTCAGCGTGGCAGCCTTAGATCATGTTCTTCGCCTCAAGGCTCACACGCCGTTAATAGAGTCCGTGCACGTGATAACACGTCTGATAAAACCTAAGGGCCGCAAGCTTGTCACATACGAAGACTTACCAGTGGGACTATTTGCCGCCCTGAATGGCGTATCCGTACTTCGCGCAGACTCTCCATCCGAAATCAACCGACTTTTGGACCAGTTTCGTTTCAATCTTGCGGTGGCGGTGTCATATGGCCAGTTGATTCCATCACACTTCATCAGTGCGATGCAGTTTGGAGGATTGAATGTTCACCCGTCACTTTTGCCAAAGTACTCCGGGTCTTCGCCCATTCACTATGCCTTGATTAATGATGACAAATTTACTGGTGTCAGCGTACAAACCCTTCATCCCACCAAATTTGACAGAGGTGATATTCTTTTGCAGTCGCAGCCGGTGGAAATACAAGACACTGATAACTATACATCTTTGGAGTCGAAATTGGGGGACATTGGTGGAGAAGCCCTCACACAGGTGCTAAATCAAGGTCTTTACCGCGAAACAAAACCATTGGTGCCTCAGACAAAGTATTCAACTgcattcaaaatcaatacTTCGATGGCTCAGGTCAAATGGGACCAAACATCACGACAGATCAGGCGCCTTGGTGATGCGTTGGGACCCCTACACACCTACGTACGTTGTAATCCgctgaagaagttgaacctGAAATCTCCCGTGTATAAACGGGttattcttgaagatctcaaAGAAATAGACAATGGTGTCTATGCTGAACTAGGAGTCTTTTCGTTGGACAGAGCTACCAACACAATCACTGCCGGTACCGGTGATGGTGCCTTATCAATTGGATCTTTGACATTCGAGTGTTGTAAAGCAGAAGATGCAAATTCATTTTACAAAAGATTCCCAAAAAGAACCAATAAAGCCGATTTCCAGTTCACGGTCGTAGCATAA